In Alkalihalobacillus sp. AL-G, the genomic stretch AACTCACGGTATGAGGAGTAACATAAATCATTTTCGAGACTGGCCTGTTCTTGTTTTCTCCTATACGTTTCCGAATCAGTCAACGGTCGCTTTTGTGGTTGATCAGATACTGTTACAAATCCATTCTCTATTGTAACAAATTCAAGTTCAAAAAACACCTCTGTCATAAAAATGACCGATTCAGGTGTCCAGCCTTTATAGGACGCTAGGTCCTTTGCTCGTTTACGATATTCGAACGGTTGTTTCTTATTTAAAAAAGCATAAAACCATTTGAATTGGTCTCGTGTTGGAATCGGATTAAAGTAATGATCCTCATTATGATGAAAGACAGTGTAAACGCGATCTGCATAGCTGCCTAACGAAATCAAATGTTCTAAGTGCCCCTTGCTCGACGGTAAATCCAAGACAAACATATACTTAGTATCTAAAATAGCCTTGTCGGACGTAAGATTATCAATCTTCTGTATTCGATCCTTCCAATCATGCAGCTCCAATTTTTCAATCGTTTCGTCCCTATAGTGTAAAAGAAGAACCTTGTCGCGTGGGATCAGGCTTAAACGTTTTGATAAATTTTTGATACCGCGATAATCAAACAGTTGTTTTTCTTTGACAGCAATGTCCTGCAGCATCACCTGAGGTTTGCGGAACCCGTTCCATTCATTGATAGAAAGCTCACCAACTACTGAAATAGCAGCATTCGGTGTAATCTCTTCAAACACTTCTCCAAAATGAAAACCGATCACGTCAAGCGTAGATTGATTACCATTTAATGCTAGTTTCAGATGATTGGATTCGCTGCCGATTCTCCGTATTTCCTTTAGTTGGCACTGATCGATCATGAATTTCGGCTTTGGGTTCTCGACCCCAAATGGTTCAAGCATTTGTAATTCTTCAATCACATCCAACGAGATATCATCGACAGAACAGCTGACATCAACTTTTGTTATCGGTGTAAAATCCTCTTTTGAGAGGTTGCTTGATGCGAGCTCATTCAAACGATTACGTAATTCCTCAAGGTTTTCAACCTTTAATGTCATCCCTGCTGCCATCGGATGGCCGCCAAAATGAGGCAGTATATCTCTGCATGTTGATAAGCTTTCGAACATATCGAACCCAGCGATGCTTCTTGCAGAGCCCTTCGCCTCGCCCTTTTCCTCATCAATACTCAAAATGATCGTTGGTCTGTAATACCGTTCAACTACCCTCGATGCAACAATTCCGATTACGCCAGGATTCCAGCCTTCCTTGGCGATGACGAGAACGGAATTATCTTCAGGTGGGTACTGTTCTTCAATTAGTTCGATCGCTTCTTTCGACATTTCATTGACAATCGTTTTCCGCTCTTTATTCATTCCATCGATTTCTTCTGCAATCCATTGTGCTTGTTCAACATCATCAGTCGTGAATAATTCGACCGCCGGTTCAGCAGAATCTAATCGTCCTGCTGCATTGACTCGAGGTCCGATCGCAAATCCGACATGCTCTGAGTTTAACTGTTGATCCGAAATGCCACATACCTTCAATAATGCTTGAAGTCCTGGTTTTGAAGTTGATTGGAGCTTTTGTATTCCGAGCTTTGCAATCAACCGATTTTCATCAACTAGTGGAACTAAGTCTGCAATTGTACCGATACATGCGATATCGAGAAGATGAATAGGCGCTTCATCTAATAATGCATGGGCAACTTTAAAAGCAACTCCAACTCCCGCAAGTCCTTTAAATGGATACGGACAGCCTGGTTTCTTCGGGTTGATTGTCGCAAAAGCATTCGGTAATTCCGGTGGAGGTTCATGGTGATCTGTAATAATCAGATCAATCCCCAATTCCATGGCGACATCTGCCTCGTGGGTTGCTGAAATACCTGTATCGACCGTCACAATCAAGGAGTACCCCTCGTCCTTAGCCCAGCGAAAAGCAGCTTCATTTGGACCATACCCCTCGGTAAATCGGTTCGGGATATAGAAGTCAAATCGCGCACCGAGCTCTCGAAATGTATGGATCATAACGGATGTACTACTTACACCATCTGCATCATAATCCCCAAAAATCAGAATTTTCTCATCCTGCTCAATAGCGTACTTAATCCGTTCGACCGCTTTTTTCATATCATCTAACAGAAAAGGATCGTAAAACATTGTATCCTCAATATGTAAAAACTGATTAATTTCCGTTTCCTCATGTATACCTCGACTGACAAATAAACGGGCGAGTAAAGGAGAAATGTCATGTTTTTGTATAAGCTCCTTTGATTTTACCTCATCTGCTTCTGTCAGCTTCCATCTTGTCTTTGCTTTTAACATAAAAACCACCTCTTGACCTACTCATTATACTAGAGGAGCCAAAGAGGTGGCAAATGATATTTATATTGTATATTCATCGACTCGGCGTATCAGATCCGAATACTTTTTCTTGTTGTTCTTCATTGTTTTCTTTATTTTCCGATGATCTTAATGCTTGTTCACCGTTCGTTTCAAAATCGCTTTTCATTTGTCTGTTTTCTCGTAGTAACGACCGCAATTCACGTTTCATCGACAGGTAGCGAACAGAGCCTGCAGCACCAACGGTAAGTGCACCTAACATCGCAGAACCAAGGATCACTAACACTAGAGGCCATTGTGCCGTCCCAAACACATAGTCCACTCCCACAGGCTCAACGTTAATCACTGCAAATACAGCAACAATTATTGCAAAAAACAGGACAATGATTAAACTCCATTCTCTTTTCAAAATTCGCTCATCCTTTCGTATCACTTTTATACTCTTTTTCCCAATTATCACTTGACTTGAAACATCAATGCTTTCTTAACCTTGTATAAACGAAAAACCTGAGTGGAAATACTTTGTTCCACTCAGGCTTTCTCAATTTTTATGCTTCTGATGTGTTTGAGCTTTTAACAGATTTGTTCTTCAGTTGTTTCCCCTTCCACACTAACCAAAGCTGGGAAGCGATAAACAGAGATGAATACGTTCCTGCTACAAGTCCCACCAATAAAGCGAATGAGAAATTGCTGATTGCTTCACTTCCGAAAATCATCAACGCTGCAGCGGCAAAAATGACAGTCAGAACAGTGTTCACCGATCGAGCGAACGTTTGAACGAGACTGATGTTTACGACATTGGCAAGATCGGAGAAGGTCTTGACCTTCGCATACTTCATGTTTTCCCGAATCCGGTCAAACGTAACAATCGTATCGTTAATTGAATAACCGACTATCGTCAGGACGGCTGCAATGAACGTCAGATCAACCTCCATTTGGAGCAGGCTGAACACGGCGGTGATGAAAAAGGCATCATGCAACAAGGCTATGACAGCTGCAAGACCCATCATCCACTCAAAGCGGATCGCAACATAAATGATGATACCGATTGAAGCAATCGCAATCGCATACATCGCATTTTTCGCAAGCTCAACACCAACGGTCGGACTGACCGTACTGACACCAGGTTCACTACCATATTCCTTTTTGAAGAAGGATTTTATCTTACTGATTTCTCCTTGTGATAGAACGTCTACGTAGCGAGCGACTGCAATGTTTTCCGCATCACCTGAAATCACAACTTCGTCCGTTTCGTGACCTAGCGATTTCAGCTGATCTTTTATCTTATCCTCATCAAGAGCATGTTCGGCTGTAATTTGAACCCTCGATCCAGCGACAAAATCGATTCCAAGGTTCAGATTGAAGACAAGCAATGAAATTATCCCTAATCCAATCAATATGGAAGATAAGGTAAAGAATTTCTTTCGATGTTCTACAAAGTTAACCTTTTTAAATCGTGAATTACTTATATCAAGACGTTCAAAATCATCAAGGTCTTTGATTTGGCTTTCTTTTACTCCAAAAAGTCTCGGTTTCTTGTTCAGCACTCTACTATTTACGAGCAATCCGAGAAAGATCCTTGTCCCATAAACAGCAGTGAGGAAGCTCGCAAGAATAC encodes the following:
- a CDS encoding lipopolysaccharide assembly LapA domain-containing protein, whose product is MKREWSLIIVLFFAIIVAVFAVINVEPVGVDYVFGTAQWPLVLVILGSAMLGALTVGAAGSVRYLSMKRELRSLLRENRQMKSDFETNGEQALRSSENKENNEEQQEKVFGSDTPSR
- the recJ gene encoding single-stranded-DNA-specific exonuclease RecJ → MLKAKTRWKLTEADEVKSKELIQKHDISPLLARLFVSRGIHEETEINQFLHIEDTMFYDPFLLDDMKKAVERIKYAIEQDEKILIFGDYDADGVSSTSVMIHTFRELGARFDFYIPNRFTEGYGPNEAAFRWAKDEGYSLIVTVDTGISATHEADVAMELGIDLIITDHHEPPPELPNAFATINPKKPGCPYPFKGLAGVGVAFKVAHALLDEAPIHLLDIACIGTIADLVPLVDENRLIAKLGIQKLQSTSKPGLQALLKVCGISDQQLNSEHVGFAIGPRVNAAGRLDSAEPAVELFTTDDVEQAQWIAEEIDGMNKERKTIVNEMSKEAIELIEEQYPPEDNSVLVIAKEGWNPGVIGIVASRVVERYYRPTIILSIDEEKGEAKGSARSIAGFDMFESLSTCRDILPHFGGHPMAAGMTLKVENLEELRNRLNELASSNLSKEDFTPITKVDVSCSVDDISLDVIEELQMLEPFGVENPKPKFMIDQCQLKEIRRIGSESNHLKLALNGNQSTLDVIGFHFGEVFEEITPNAAISVVGELSINEWNGFRKPQVMLQDIAVKEKQLFDYRGIKNLSKRLSLIPRDKVLLLHYRDETIEKLELHDWKDRIQKIDNLTSDKAILDTKYMFVLDLPSSKGHLEHLISLGSYADRVYTVFHHNEDHYFNPIPTRDQFKWFYAFLNKKQPFEYRKRAKDLASYKGWTPESVIFMTEVFFELEFVTIENGFVTVSDQPQKRPLTDSETYRRKQEQASLENDLCYSSYRELKKWFFEENDNESKRFEEAN